One Nostoc sp. UHCC 0302 DNA window includes the following coding sequences:
- a CDS encoding glycosyltransferase, translated as MNPLLSYAAMIQQMIDFNSNVQRAKERKQTYRVVLVHPSAGVNWSGGAERFAIELAHFLSSYFEVELLAGAPCSPFYYPAGGIPRTQAHEILGSSPLTPLLKHFFTHSEIVIEHLTSFLPCAMRLLTHPADLIFPCNDYGGLAMAAFVRALIGTPILYTEHAGLLSSGRLLARNLLFRPDHLVVFSQKMANLARSLQPSQATTIIHNGVDTRRFTPIGEQMTLGLSKPLVLCVASLNRDSHKRVELAIKAVAKLPQVNFLICGDGTDRAYFQSLGNELLGSDRFAIKSFPTEEMPKVYRSADVFTLPSINEPCALSYLEAMASGLPVVATDDEMRRHVVGDAGIVCDVTDANKYAAAIAKVLNRDWQAKARNNSLRFSWDAIALHYRNVILQTIIQSRKS; from the coding sequence ATGAACCCTCTATTAAGTTATGCAGCCATGATCCAGCAGATGATTGACTTTAACAGTAACGTTCAGCGGGCAAAGGAACGTAAACAAACCTATCGAGTGGTTTTGGTTCATCCCAGCGCCGGAGTTAATTGGAGTGGAGGCGCAGAAAGATTTGCCATTGAGCTGGCTCATTTCCTCAGTTCTTACTTTGAAGTGGAATTATTAGCAGGCGCTCCTTGTAGCCCCTTTTACTATCCTGCTGGTGGTATTCCTCGCACTCAGGCACATGAAATTCTCGGTAGTTCTCCGTTAACTCCCCTACTGAAACATTTTTTTACTCATTCTGAGATTGTTATTGAACACCTGACCAGCTTTTTGCCTTGTGCAATGCGGTTACTGACACACCCAGCTGACCTAATTTTTCCTTGCAATGATTACGGTGGCTTGGCAATGGCAGCTTTTGTTCGCGCCTTGATTGGTACACCGATTCTTTATACCGAACACGCTGGATTATTGAGCAGTGGGCGATTGTTGGCACGTAACTTGCTGTTTCGCCCCGATCATCTTGTAGTTTTTTCGCAAAAGATGGCTAATTTAGCCCGAAGCTTACAACCATCTCAAGCTACCACCATCATTCACAACGGTGTAGATACGAGACGCTTTACACCAATAGGAGAACAGATGACCTTGGGTTTAAGCAAACCTCTGGTGTTGTGTGTAGCTTCTCTCAACCGCGACAGTCACAAGCGTGTTGAACTGGCAATCAAGGCTGTAGCAAAGCTACCACAAGTAAATTTTCTAATTTGTGGGGATGGTACTGACCGGGCGTATTTTCAATCATTAGGCAATGAGTTGTTGGGAAGCGATCGCTTTGCAATTAAAAGTTTTCCCACTGAGGAGATGCCTAAAGTTTATCGCAGTGCAGACGTATTTACACTGCCATCTATAAATGAGCCATGTGCGCTTTCTTATTTGGAAGCAATGGCAAGTGGTTTACCAGTGGTTGCTACAGACGATGAAATGCGTCGCCATGTTGTTGGAGATGCTGGAATTGTCTGCGATGTCACGGATGCCAACAAATATGCTGCGGCTATTGCCAAAGTTTTGAATAGAGATTGGCAGGCAAAAGCCAGAAATAATTCCTTACGTTTTAGCTGGGATGCTATTGCATTACACTACCGGAATGTCATTTTACAGACAATTATTCAGTCTAGGAAATCTTAG
- a CDS encoding glycosyltransferase, protein MAKVSVIIPADNAINYLQATLKSVLQQTFIDFEVLIVGDDSTDNLIEWANLLVDPRVKLIFHKDQGIVAARNTGIAEAQGEYIAFLDTDDLWESTKLEKQVKYLEDNPKIGLVHTNIVLLNWQDKPSDRVTTSNAEGDALKQLLEQNAVMTSSVMVRHSCLKCVGEFDINLRSSQDWAMWVQIAARYPCAVIKEPLVYYRERTNNPKKNWQILEQDLQLLERVFQSVSQELISLKNRSYSYANMNLAWKALQNGDRQQARYFQKQAIAFHPRLRYSTQCIRLNIAIAIIQFLGFDSFTKVLSLTYTLRKRVTSLIAQQP, encoded by the coding sequence ATGGCAAAAGTTTCTGTAATCATTCCTGCTGACAATGCGATAAATTATCTGCAAGCAACTTTAAAAAGTGTTTTGCAGCAGACTTTCATAGATTTTGAGGTCTTAATTGTTGGTGATGATAGTACAGATAATCTTATTGAATGGGCGAATTTGCTAGTAGATCCGCGAGTGAAATTGATTTTCCACAAAGATCAGGGTATAGTGGCAGCACGCAATACAGGTATTGCTGAGGCACAAGGTGAGTACATAGCATTTTTAGACACTGATGATTTGTGGGAGTCAACTAAGCTAGAAAAACAAGTAAAGTATCTGGAAGATAACCCAAAGATCGGCTTGGTGCATACAAATATAGTGTTGCTTAATTGGCAAGATAAGCCCTCAGACAGAGTAACAACATCTAATGCCGAAGGTGATGCTTTAAAACAATTATTAGAACAAAATGCAGTAATGACTTCTTCTGTCATGGTTCGTCATTCTTGCTTAAAATGTGTTGGTGAATTTGATATAAATTTACGCTCATCACAAGATTGGGCTATGTGGGTGCAAATTGCTGCTCGTTATCCCTGTGCTGTAATTAAAGAACCTCTAGTTTACTATCGAGAACGTACTAATAACCCCAAAAAAAACTGGCAGATACTAGAACAAGATTTGCAGCTATTGGAAAGAGTATTCCAATCAGTTTCACAAGAGCTTATATCTTTAAAAAATCGTAGCTATAGTTATGCCAATATGAATTTAGCTTGGAAAGCACTACAAAACGGCGATCGCCAACAAGCAAGGTATTTTCAAAAGCAAGCGATCGCGTTCCATCCTCGCCTACGCTACTCTACTCAGTGCATTCGTCTGAATATAGCTATTGCAATCATCCAATTCTTGGGATTTGACAGCTTTACAAAAGTACTGTCACTCACATACACGTTACGTAAACGAGTTACATCACTTATTGCACAACAACCTTGA